In Devosia chinhatensis, the following are encoded in one genomic region:
- a CDS encoding winged helix-turn-helix transcriptional regulator has protein sequence MSLTDTSQQSNCSAMSDVLNRIGDKWSVMVVGMLGRNGTLRFNELKRLINGVSQRMLTLTLRNLERDGLVTRTIYPEVPPRVEYSLTELGKTLQEPISALWDWSAENHHAIVEARAIYDSRESAMTAAEPRKIAYARG, from the coding sequence ATGTCCCTGACCGACACGTCGCAGCAATCGAATTGTTCGGCCATGTCCGACGTTCTCAATCGCATCGGCGACAAGTGGAGCGTCATGGTGGTGGGTATGCTGGGCCGCAATGGAACGCTGCGCTTCAATGAACTGAAGCGGCTGATCAACGGGGTGTCGCAGCGCATGCTGACGCTGACGCTGCGCAATCTCGAGCGCGATGGTCTCGTGACCCGCACGATCTATCCCGAGGTGCCGCCGCGCGTCGAATACAGCCTGACCGAGCTGGGCAAGACCCTGCAGGAGCCGATCAGCGCACTGTGGGACTGGTCGGCGGAAAATCACCACGCCATCGTCGAGGCGCGGGCGATCTACGATAGCCGTGAAAGCGCGATGACAGCAGCCGAACCGCGCAAGATCGCCTACGCACGCGGCTGA
- a CDS encoding D-alanyl-D-alanine carboxypeptidase family protein produces the protein MIFARRVVLVLLVSLASLLPAWAQPLLLVDRTNLQVLYAEDAGKPWHPASLTKLMTAYVVFEELAKGTVTLDTPVTISRNAFNQAPSKSGLAVDSSVSLKDALYILIVKSANDIAVAIAETVGGSEANFVAKMNDVASRMGLTGSHFVNPHGLHDPAQVTTARDLAVLALYIEQSFPQYMPMFSTGVVTLGKARMESNNGLLEGFAGATGMKTGYVCASGLNIVATVDRGGRQLLAVVLGGSSGRERNERAAELFLNGLNGRVNPTGQTLLAMANSGGAPTDMRPNICGPNAAAYVKAQEALFPMGLKDQPSYLTDKVAVREYTAVDLGRVRNNIALPRPRPAHVPMFPSQAVNVESAAIGDVLRPGLATAASGSVPMPRPRPADL, from the coding sequence TTGATCTTTGCTCGCCGTGTCGTGTTGGTCTTGCTCGTGTCCCTTGCCAGCCTGCTGCCCGCCTGGGCGCAGCCGCTGCTGCTGGTGGATCGCACCAACCTGCAGGTCCTTTATGCGGAGGATGCCGGCAAGCCCTGGCACCCGGCGTCGCTGACCAAGCTGATGACCGCCTATGTCGTCTTCGAGGAGCTCGCCAAGGGCACCGTGACGCTCGACACGCCGGTGACGATTTCGCGCAACGCCTTCAATCAGGCGCCCAGCAAATCCGGCCTTGCCGTAGACAGCTCCGTGTCGCTCAAGGACGCGCTGTATATCCTCATCGTCAAGTCGGCCAACGACATCGCTGTCGCCATCGCCGAAACCGTCGGCGGTTCCGAGGCCAATTTCGTTGCCAAGATGAACGACGTCGCCTCCCGCATGGGTCTCACCGGCAGCCATTTCGTCAATCCGCATGGCCTGCACGATCCCGCCCAGGTGACGACGGCCCGCGATCTGGCTGTCCTTGCGCTCTATATCGAGCAGAGCTTTCCCCAATACATGCCCATGTTCTCCACCGGCGTGGTGACGCTGGGCAAGGCGCGCATGGAATCCAATAACGGCCTGCTGGAAGGCTTTGCCGGCGCCACCGGCATGAAGACGGGCTATGTCTGCGCCTCCGGCCTCAACATCGTGGCGACGGTGGATCGCGGCGGGCGTCAGCTTCTGGCCGTCGTCCTGGGCGGCTCCTCGGGCCGCGAGCGCAATGAGCGTGCGGCCGAGCTTTTCCTCAATGGCCTCAACGGTCGCGTCAATCCCACGGGCCAGACCCTGCTGGCCATGGCCAATAGCGGCGGCGCGCCGACCGACATGCGCCCCAATATCTGCGGCCCGAACGCCGCTGCCTATGTGAAGGCGCAGGAAGCCTTGTTCCCCATGGGCCTCAAGGACCAGCCGAGTTATCTGACCGATAAGGTCGCCGTTCGGGAATATACCGCTGTCGATCTGGGGCGCGTGCGCAACAACATTGCCTTGCCGCGGCCGCGTCCGGCGCATGTGCCGATGTTCCCATCCCAGGCCGTCAACGTCGAGAGTGCGGCGATTGGCGATGTGCTGCGGCCCGGGCTGGCCACGGCGGCCAGTGGCTCGGTCCCAATGCCACGGCCCCGACCGGCCGACCTCTGA
- a CDS encoding sulfurtransferase TusA family protein, which produces MATEPDIIDARGLKCPLPVLKLEKQLSQARPGQVLVVLATDPMAKVDIPLYCRQRGHECRMDELDGTLRFTVTGGAA; this is translated from the coding sequence TTGGCAACTGAGCCGGACATCATCGACGCCAGGGGGCTCAAATGCCCCCTGCCCGTCCTCAAGCTCGAAAAGCAGCTGAGCCAAGCACGACCGGGCCAGGTGCTGGTCGTGCTGGCCACCGATCCTATGGCGAAGGTGGATATTCCGCTCTATTGCCGGCAGCGCGGACATGAATGCCGGATGGACGAGCTGGACGGAACGCTGCGCTTCACCGTTACAGGCGGCGCAGCCTGA
- a CDS encoding CAP domain-containing protein, whose product MTLRPLLLTAALASALVVAGCSSFGGGTASPGALAPALSARMDQPNASLDSVQAVNLINAYRATRNMPPLTADAGLNGTAQALASQYAQTNIAPTKPQALVQMKLSAGYSTFAETFSGWRNNAADAVALTAQATKAGVAVAYNPSSSYGTYWVLVIGN is encoded by the coding sequence ATGACTCTTCGCCCGCTTCTGTTGACCGCCGCGCTGGCCTCGGCACTCGTTGTCGCCGGCTGTTCTTCGTTCGGCGGCGGAACGGCTTCGCCCGGCGCGCTCGCACCTGCCCTCTCGGCGCGAATGGACCAGCCGAACGCTTCGCTGGACAGCGTGCAGGCGGTGAACCTGATCAACGCCTATCGCGCGACCCGTAACATGCCGCCGCTGACCGCCGATGCGGGGCTGAACGGCACGGCGCAGGCATTGGCCAGCCAATATGCCCAGACCAATATCGCGCCCACCAAGCCGCAGGCCCTGGTGCAGATGAAGCTGTCCGCCGGCTATTCGACCTTTGCCGAAACCTTTTCGGGCTGGCGCAACAATGCGGCGGACGCGGTGGCGCTGACGGCGCAGGCGACGAAGGCCGGCGTCGCCGTGGCCTATAATCCCTCGTCGAGCTACGGCACCTATTGGGTCCTGGTGATTGGCAACTGA
- a CDS encoding ABC transporter ATP-binding protein, which produces MIRRFFSYYAPYKGLFALDFGSAVVAGLLELAFPLAVAYFIDSLLPQGNFNIIVLAGLVLLAIYAINSVLHAIVNYFGHVLGVSIETDMRRQVFDHLQKLSFRFFDNHKTGHLITHVTKDLEDVGEVAHHGPEDMFLAVMTFIGAFILMFLTNWQLAAITVVLVPIMTWLVSRYGSRMTLNWQELFGRVGEFNTRVEDSIGGIRVVKAFANEGHESRLFEGNNQAYRRTKLQAYAIMTASITITYLSTRLVQLVVMLAGAWLVVGGEMTYGGFVSFLLLVDVFMRPIDKITSVLESYPKGIAGFRRFTTLIDTAPDIADRPNSRTVSGLRGDIEFRDVSFAYDSDRPILSGLDLSVRAGETIAIVGPSGAGKTTLCALLPRFYEIGSGSISIDGIDIRDMTQASLRSQIGIVQQDVFLFGGTLRENIAYGRLDASEEDIWAAARQARLESVIDRLPDGLDTMVGERGVKLSGGQKQRVAIARIFLKNPPILVLDEATSALDTATELAIQQSLTELSRGRTTLVIAHRLATIQHADRIVVVDETGIVEQGPHAELLDRKGAYAHLHAAQFGGLASPGARA; this is translated from the coding sequence ATGATCAGACGGTTTTTCTCATATTACGCGCCCTACAAAGGGCTCTTCGCCCTCGATTTCGGCAGCGCGGTCGTCGCAGGCCTGCTTGAACTCGCCTTTCCGCTGGCCGTCGCCTATTTCATCGACAGCCTGCTGCCCCAGGGCAATTTCAACATCATCGTGCTGGCGGGGCTGGTCTTGCTGGCCATCTACGCCATCAATTCGGTGCTGCATGCCATCGTCAATTATTTCGGTCATGTGCTGGGCGTTTCCATCGAGACCGACATGCGCCGACAGGTCTTCGATCACCTGCAGAAGCTGAGCTTCCGGTTCTTCGACAACCATAAGACCGGGCACCTCATCACGCATGTGACCAAGGATCTCGAGGATGTGGGGGAAGTGGCCCATCACGGTCCTGAGGACATGTTCCTGGCGGTGATGACCTTTATCGGCGCCTTCATCCTCATGTTCCTCACCAATTGGCAATTGGCCGCGATCACCGTCGTCCTGGTGCCGATCATGACCTGGCTGGTCAGCCGCTACGGATCGCGCATGACGCTGAACTGGCAGGAATTGTTCGGCCGCGTCGGGGAATTCAACACGCGCGTCGAGGATTCCATCGGTGGCATCCGCGTGGTGAAGGCCTTCGCCAATGAAGGCCATGAATCCCGTCTCTTCGAGGGCAATAACCAGGCCTATCGGCGCACCAAGTTGCAGGCCTATGCCATCATGACCGCCAGCATCACCATCACCTATCTCAGCACCAGGCTTGTGCAGCTTGTGGTCATGCTGGCCGGAGCCTGGCTCGTCGTCGGTGGCGAGATGACCTATGGCGGCTTCGTCAGCTTCCTGCTGCTTGTCGATGTGTTCATGCGGCCAATCGACAAGATCACCAGCGTGCTCGAAAGCTATCCTAAGGGCATTGCCGGCTTTCGCCGCTTCACTACGCTGATCGATACCGCGCCCGATATTGCCGATCGCCCCAATTCCAGGACCGTTTCCGGCCTGCGCGGCGATATCGAGTTCCGCGACGTCAGCTTCGCCTATGACAGCGACCGACCGATCCTTTCCGGTCTGGACCTCAGCGTCAGGGCAGGGGAGACAATTGCCATTGTCGGCCCCTCTGGCGCCGGCAAGACCACGCTTTGCGCACTACTGCCGCGCTTCTACGAAATCGGCTCGGGCTCGATTTCCATCGATGGCATCGACATCCGCGACATGACCCAGGCGAGCCTTCGCAGCCAGATCGGCATCGTGCAGCAGGACGTGTTTCTGTTCGGCGGCACCTTGCGCGAAAACATCGCCTATGGCCGGCTCGATGCATCTGAAGAGGATATCTGGGCGGCCGCACGCCAGGCACGGCTGGAATCGGTCATCGATCGGCTCCCCGATGGTCTCGACACCATGGTGGGCGAACGCGGCGTCAAGCTCTCCGGCGGACAGAAGCAGCGTGTCGCCATTGCCCGCATCTTCCTCAAGAACCCGCCGATCCTGGTGCTCGACGAGGCCACCTCCGCCCTCGATACCGCGACCGAACTGGCCATCCAGCAATCCCTAACCGAGCTGTCGCGCGGGCGCACCACCCTGGTCATTGCCCATCGCCTCGCTACCATCCAGCATGCCGATCGCATCGTCGTGGTGGACGAAACCGGCATTGTCGAGCAGGGCCCGCATGCCGAGCTGCTCGACCGCAAGGGAGCATACGCCCATCTTCACGCCGCCCAGTTCGGGGGCCTCGCCAGTCCCGGGGCGCGGGCATGA
- a CDS encoding siderophore-interacting protein codes for MSQMFFQASVLHRQSLTPGMIRLTLGGEGLAGFVGSQMPDEYLRLFFPNEQTGRLHLPVITEDGRWTYPDGQDAIRYSTYTVRQHRVETGEIDIDFVVHEGGRASEWAQNARPGETITINRPRGLYAPPSDIAWQLLVCDATGLPALSRILEQTPQNVQSRIFIEVAAPDHEQALPHHDFATATWLHRSGNGVAPSRMADVVRAMPLPPTPGYIWVAGEQRVVRAIRKYVRQDLRLPPERYELVGYWTEDGEAWKARWAEIPDEIKAALDASWSSGRDIEDLRDEYYATLEKYGL; via the coding sequence ATGAGCCAGATGTTCTTTCAAGCCAGTGTGCTGCATCGCCAGTCCCTCACCCCGGGCATGATCCGCCTCACCCTCGGCGGTGAAGGCCTTGCCGGCTTCGTCGGCTCGCAGATGCCCGACGAATATCTGCGTCTCTTCTTCCCCAACGAACAGACCGGTCGCCTGCATCTGCCCGTGATCACCGAGGATGGTCGCTGGACCTATCCCGACGGACAGGACGCCATTCGCTATTCCACCTATACCGTGCGCCAGCATCGGGTGGAGACAGGCGAGATCGACATCGATTTCGTCGTGCATGAAGGCGGCAGGGCCAGCGAATGGGCCCAGAATGCCAGGCCTGGCGAGACCATCACCATCAATCGCCCGCGCGGCCTCTACGCGCCCCCTTCCGACATCGCCTGGCAGCTTCTTGTCTGCGATGCCACTGGCCTGCCGGCGCTGTCACGCATTCTCGAGCAGACCCCGCAGAACGTGCAGTCGCGCATTTTTATCGAAGTGGCCGCGCCCGATCACGAACAGGCTTTGCCCCACCACGATTTTGCCACCGCGACCTGGCTGCATCGCAGCGGCAACGGCGTTGCGCCCAGCCGCATGGCCGACGTGGTCCGTGCCATGCCCCTGCCGCCCACGCCCGGCTATATCTGGGTTGCCGGGGAGCAGAGGGTGGTTCGCGCCATCCGCAAATATGTTCGCCAGGACCTGCGCCTGCCGCCCGAACGCTACGAGCTTGTGGGCTATTGGACCGAGGATGGCGAAGCCTGGAAGGCGCGCTGGGCGGAAATTCCCGACGAGATCAAGGCCGCCCTTGACGCCTCCTGGTCGTCCGGCCGCGACATTGAGGACCTGCGCGACGAATATTACGCCACGCTCGAGAAATACGGCCTTTAA
- a CDS encoding carbohydrate kinase family protein — MKRLAFLGAMNRDLVAEISGDIVLQKLDLDARPLVETPVSDAIAAAGARLLAGLGAHDYLGGSAFNAARVAALLNGDERKLDLVFFGIAGQVGASRPHLDALAAWNVAGAGITQSLLSPATCLAMVEPAGRTLLTAIGANADIADYLRDEAGNLAADLARCTLVHVTSYLDPSAPGLVADLLQRARRLNPALLVSLDPGMAWIASGSPDLPRLFAEADILHLNAEESAHLCGADAEAIGALAEKLHGSAAMIVARNHSTIAIHEAQLSRTLPDRALPATVVDSNGAGDTFCGAFLWRLLADDPDPLEAARFAFDLARHKIGTSGPLTSDSIRQLLN, encoded by the coding sequence ATGAAAAGACTGGCCTTTCTCGGCGCCATGAACCGTGACCTCGTCGCGGAAATTTCCGGCGACATCGTGCTGCAAAAGCTCGATCTCGACGCGCGCCCGCTCGTCGAAACGCCCGTTTCCGATGCCATCGCCGCCGCCGGCGCTCGCCTGCTCGCCGGCTTGGGCGCGCACGACTACCTCGGCGGTTCCGCGTTCAACGCCGCCCGCGTCGCCGCCCTTCTGAATGGAGACGAGCGCAAACTCGACCTCGTCTTCTTTGGCATAGCCGGGCAGGTGGGGGCGTCCAGGCCCCATCTCGACGCTCTCGCGGCTTGGAACGTCGCCGGCGCCGGCATCACGCAAAGCCTGCTCTCGCCCGCAACCTGTCTTGCCATGGTGGAGCCGGCCGGCCGCACCCTCCTCACCGCCATCGGCGCCAATGCCGACATTGCCGATTATCTGCGCGACGAAGCAGGCAACCTCGCGGCGGACCTGGCCCGCTGCACTCTTGTCCACGTCACATCCTATCTCGATCCGTCCGCGCCGGGCCTTGTGGCCGACCTGCTCCAGCGCGCCCGTCGCCTCAATCCGGCGCTTCTGGTCTCGCTCGATCCGGGCATGGCCTGGATCGCCTCTGGCAGCCCCGACCTGCCGCGGCTCTTCGCCGAGGCCGACATTCTCCACCTCAATGCCGAGGAAAGCGCCCATCTCTGCGGCGCCGACGCCGAGGCAATCGGGGCGCTCGCCGAAAAGCTGCATGGCTCGGCTGCAATGATCGTCGCGCGCAATCATTCCACTATTGCCATCCACGAGGCCCAGCTCAGTCGGACCTTGCCGGATCGCGCCTTGCCGGCAACGGTCGTCGATTCCAACGGTGCAGGAGATACGTTTTGCGGCGCCTTTCTCTGGCGCCTGCTGGCCGATGATCCCGACCCGCTGGAGGCCGCGCGCTTCGCCTTTGACCTCGCCCGCCACAAGATCGGCACGAGCGGGCCCCTGACCAGCGACAGCATCCGGCAATTGTTGAACTGA
- a CDS encoding TniQ family protein yields MSIFRSHNAPRLRHMEIPASFVSRLAAWLRYTNAKLFCTDFGLEFEGISAGRPDQLQGLADLTGQVVEDLGHGPVRSGRRFLIDGQLLSTAFLDRVDLWVCPECVAEDMAAAPHLPPEATIAVRRDNVVTAIGSCHIHGRSFVHAGRSPWRAGNHDTSLTTIDIPARLPELTAMSLQTGASPFDAFVRLRMEGGGTDHPLLGAIPLMPAIQLCGRVGNAVLNHGLPNQRRLLRPELNRLYNAGLTVLDGGEDALAALMEELGARIPAGSTVSPKVLMPKVWGLLERCTHDDAYGPIRDAMSGAASRSLFGQYPWRMLGGSAKSRRWQSLLTIQQQHGIGRSTARTFARLAGAFHPQHGTWVDADVFERWMALDAGLVPSWQAGRDVGASPQAMASLIAGGHLVPVGEVRPRQGAFPWLRRQQVKDLFSSMLASAQPCNATDEGRLSIVDIPSRVPGALPALHDAIVQGRIKVWRLINEKPYPSIVVELDAVFGLLSPGESNSMEFLSPAQFARRCGIGSSAGHALVEMGMFRSETRLNRETGLRRRSIPASEVDRFEAEYITGTKLARTLRVQPRDVIAVLAERGVHPQDTGDAPITLFLRSDLAAAV; encoded by the coding sequence ATGAGCATCTTTCGAAGCCATAACGCTCCGCGGTTGCGGCACATGGAGATTCCGGCCAGCTTCGTTTCGAGGCTCGCCGCATGGTTGCGGTACACCAATGCCAAACTGTTCTGCACCGATTTCGGTCTTGAATTCGAGGGTATCTCGGCGGGCCGGCCGGATCAGCTGCAGGGGCTGGCCGATCTGACCGGCCAGGTCGTCGAGGACTTAGGGCACGGGCCGGTACGCTCAGGTCGACGCTTCCTCATCGACGGACAGTTGTTGTCCACGGCCTTTCTGGACCGCGTCGACCTTTGGGTTTGCCCCGAATGCGTTGCAGAAGACATGGCGGCAGCACCGCATCTGCCACCAGAGGCGACGATCGCAGTTCGACGCGATAATGTCGTAACGGCGATCGGTAGCTGTCACATTCATGGTCGCAGCTTTGTCCATGCCGGGCGCAGCCCCTGGCGCGCCGGCAACCACGACACCTCACTGACTACCATCGATATCCCGGCCCGCTTGCCCGAGTTGACGGCGATGTCGCTGCAGACAGGCGCCTCGCCGTTCGATGCATTCGTACGCCTCCGGATGGAAGGTGGCGGCACCGATCATCCTCTGCTCGGAGCCATCCCCTTGATGCCCGCGATCCAGTTATGCGGGCGTGTCGGGAACGCCGTCCTGAACCATGGCCTCCCTAACCAGCGCAGATTGCTGCGCCCTGAACTTAATCGCCTCTATAACGCCGGCCTGACCGTGCTCGATGGCGGCGAGGATGCCTTGGCCGCGTTGATGGAGGAGCTTGGCGCGCGCATCCCGGCGGGGAGCACCGTTTCGCCCAAGGTCTTGATGCCCAAGGTATGGGGCCTTCTGGAGCGCTGCACCCATGACGACGCATACGGCCCCATCCGCGATGCGATGTCCGGGGCGGCATCGCGGAGTCTCTTTGGCCAGTATCCATGGCGCATGCTCGGTGGATCGGCCAAGTCGCGTCGCTGGCAGTCCCTCCTCACCATTCAACAGCAGCATGGCATCGGTCGGTCAACGGCGCGAACCTTTGCTCGGCTGGCTGGCGCCTTCCATCCCCAGCATGGCACGTGGGTCGACGCGGACGTCTTTGAGCGTTGGATGGCATTGGACGCCGGCTTGGTGCCGTCTTGGCAGGCCGGGCGCGATGTTGGCGCATCTCCCCAGGCGATGGCATCGTTGATCGCCGGCGGGCACCTGGTGCCTGTTGGAGAAGTGCGTCCGAGGCAAGGTGCCTTCCCCTGGCTCAGACGTCAGCAAGTTAAGGACCTGTTCTCCAGCATGCTGGCGTCGGCCCAGCCGTGCAACGCCACTGATGAGGGCAGATTGTCCATCGTTGACATTCCAAGCCGCGTCCCGGGCGCTCTCCCTGCCTTGCACGATGCCATCGTTCAAGGTCGCATCAAAGTCTGGCGCCTGATCAACGAGAAACCCTATCCCTCCATCGTGGTCGAACTCGATGCTGTCTTTGGGCTGTTGTCTCCGGGCGAGAGCAACTCGATGGAGTTCCTTTCACCTGCCCAGTTCGCACGGCGCTGCGGCATCGGATCCAGTGCTGGTCATGCGCTGGTAGAGATGGGAATGTTCCGGTCCGAAACTCGGCTCAACCGCGAAACAGGACTGAGGCGCAGGTCCATTCCCGCATCCGAGGTCGATCGCTTCGAGGCCGAATACATCACCGGAACCAAGCTGGCCCGGACCTTACGCGTACAACCGCGCGACGTCATTGCCGTACTCGCCGAACGAGGCGTCCACCCGCAGGACACCGGTGACGCGCCGATCACCCTGTTCCTCAGGTCCGATCTGGCCGCAGCGGTGTAG
- a CDS encoding ATP-binding protein, whose protein sequence is MTHDRNSDLAVLEAMGQHFFPTPELTAAADAVSEITRNVAVRQDADEPWDEGNRAKCRAVMLTGLTRHGKTELAQQVANGLEDVQTVDGQVIRPKPIYVECPSVFNNGLLFNSILKAMMGGQGTKRLLPVAAAYNRVDTQLPVHRPTLIILDEFQYAFAPSGVSAARSSEVVISTLGFVRHLLDHVAWPVPILLMGLPELDRRMNEPAHAFLNEKITPVHIAPMVQGSPGEIERLKTAVNSYCADAGIDNAITGDDFYKRLIHATDHARGLAFELCQASVMRAWYDGRRPVAEADFAARYRLATKAVDDQNPFIIGSWHTTDRTRLMQETLSMDLASWKAANR, encoded by the coding sequence ATGACGCACGACCGCAATTCCGACCTCGCTGTCCTCGAAGCTATGGGCCAGCACTTCTTTCCCACACCCGAACTTACGGCGGCAGCGGACGCCGTGAGCGAAATCACGCGTAACGTAGCTGTGCGACAGGACGCGGACGAGCCTTGGGATGAAGGCAACCGGGCCAAGTGCCGAGCAGTCATGCTCACCGGGCTCACGCGCCACGGCAAGACCGAACTGGCGCAGCAAGTGGCTAACGGATTGGAAGACGTTCAAACCGTAGATGGCCAGGTCATCCGCCCGAAACCGATCTATGTCGAATGCCCTTCCGTCTTCAACAACGGCCTCCTGTTCAACTCCATTCTCAAGGCGATGATGGGTGGCCAAGGCACCAAGCGCCTTCTTCCGGTGGCTGCGGCGTACAATCGCGTGGACACCCAGCTGCCGGTGCACAGGCCGACCCTGATCATCTTGGACGAGTTCCAATACGCTTTCGCGCCCAGCGGGGTATCCGCCGCGCGAAGTTCCGAAGTGGTGATCTCGACGCTGGGGTTTGTCCGTCATCTCCTTGATCACGTTGCCTGGCCGGTACCGATCCTCCTGATGGGCTTGCCCGAGCTTGACCGACGTATGAACGAACCAGCCCACGCTTTCCTCAACGAGAAAATCACGCCCGTGCACATCGCTCCCATGGTGCAGGGAAGTCCCGGCGAGATCGAGCGGTTGAAAACTGCCGTGAATTCATACTGCGCCGACGCCGGCATCGATAACGCCATCACCGGCGACGACTTCTACAAGAGGCTGATCCATGCCACCGATCACGCGAGGGGCCTTGCCTTCGAGTTGTGCCAGGCCAGCGTCATGCGCGCTTGGTACGACGGACGCCGTCCTGTGGCAGAGGCAGACTTCGCAGCACGCTACCGATTGGCCACCAAGGCCGTCGACGACCAGAACCCATTTATCATCGGGAGTTGGCACACGACCGATCGGACACGGTTGATGCAGGAGACGCTCTCGATGGATTTGGCCAGCTGGAAGGCGGCGAACCGATGA